The DNA segment TTTACTAACGTAGTTTTAGGTGAGCGCAGCGTGGCGCCGCCGATATTCCTGATCGACAGTCGTGAGGATTCGTCATGTCCACCCAAACCCGTGAAGCGCGCCTCCAGCAGCGCATCGCGCAGCTGTACGCCACCGATCCACAGTTCGCGGCCGCTGCGCCCGACCCGGAGGTCAGCCGCGCCGTCGACCGGGATGGCGCGCACTTGACCGACGTCATCTCAGCCCTCATGACCGGATACGCCGACCGGCCGGCGCTTGGTCAGCGCGCCGTCGAGTTCGTCACCGATCCCCAGACCGGGCGCACCACGACCCGACTGCTCCCCCGCTTCGACACGCTCACCTACGGGGAACTGCACCAGCGCGCGCAGGCGCTCACGAACGCCTGGCGCGGCGATCCGGTACAGCCGGGCGACCGCGTCGCCGTCCTGGGCTTCACCAGTGTCGACTACACGACCATCGACCTCGCCCTGATCGGGCTCGGCGCGGTGGCGGTGCCGTTGCAGACCAGCGCCGCCGTCGACTCACTGCGCCCGATCGTGGCCGAGACCGAGCCCACGCTGATCGCGACCAGCGTCGACTACGTCGGCGACGCCGTCGAACTCGCGCTCACCGGTCACCGGCCGGCCCGCGTGGTGGTGTTCGACTACCGCGAGCAGGTCGACGATCACCGCGAGGCCCTGCAGTCGGCCACCGCCCGGCTGGCCGGCGTCGCCGCGGTCGAGACACTCGACGACTCGCTGCGACGTGGTGCGGCTCTGCCCGCCGCCGCACCGCACGTCTTCGCGGAGGCCGATCCACTGCGGCTGCTGATCTACACCTCCGGCAGCACCGGCGCGCCGAAGGGTGCGATGTATCCCGAGAGCAAGGTCGCCGACATGTGGCGGATCTCCGCCAGGGCCGCCTGGGACAACAATCATGCCGCGCTGCCGTCGATCAGCCTCAGCTTCATGCCGATGAGCCACGTCATGGGTCGCGGCCTGCTGTGCGGATCGCTCGGCGCCGGCGGCACCGTCTACTTCGCCGCCCGCAGCGACCTGTCCACCCTGCTCGACGACCTGCGCCTGGTGCGGCCCACCCAGCTCGGTTTCGTCCCCCGCATCTGGGACATGCTGTTCCAGGAGTTCGCCAGCGAGGTCGACCGGCGCCTGGCCGAGGCCGGGGACCACGCGGCCCGTCGTGACGACGTCGAGGCCGCCGTGCTCGCCGAACAGCGTGAACAGCTGCTCGGCGGGCGGTTCGTCTCCGCCATCACCGGCTCGGCGCCGATCTCGCCGGAGATGAAGACGTGGGTGGAGAACCTTCTCGACATGCATCTGATCGAGGGTTACGGCTCGACCGAGGCCGGTTCGGTGTTCGTCGACGGCCACATCCAGCGTCCGCCGGTGCTCGACTACAAACTCGTCGACGTGCCCGATCTGGGCTACTTCAGCACCGACCGGCCGTACCCGCGCGGGGAGCTGCTGGTCCGTTCCACCGCGCTGTTCCCCGGTTACTACAAACGTCCCGACGTGACCGCCGAGGTGTTCGACGAGGACGGCTTCTACCGCACCGGCGACATCGTCGCCGAGATCGGCCCCGACCAGGTCGAGTACCTCGACCGCCGCAACAATGTGCTCAAACTCGCCCAGGGTGAATTCGTCACCGTCTCCAAGCTCGAAGCCGTGTTCGCCGGCAGCCCGCTGGTGCGCCAGATCTACGTGTACGGCAACAGCGCCCGCTCGTACCTACTGGCCGTCGTGGTGCCCACCGAAGAGGCGATCGCCGAGCACGACGCCGCATCGCTCAAGACCGCGATCAGCGCCTCGCTGCAGAACGCCGCGAAGACCGCGGGACTGCAGTCCTACGAACTGCCCCGCGATTTCATCGTCGAGACCGAGCCGTTCACGCTGGAAAACGGGCTGCTGACGGGCATCCGCAAGCTGGCCCGCCCGAAGCTCAAGGAACGGTACGGCGAACGGCTCGAACGGCTCTACGTCGAACTCGCCGAGGGCCAGGCCGACGAACTGCGCAACCTGCGGCAGACCGGCGCCACGCGACCGGTCGCCGAGACGGTCGCCCGCGCCGCCGCGGCGCTGCTGGGCGCCACCGCCGCCGACGTTCGGCCGGACTCGCACTTCACCGACCTCGGCGGAGACTCGCTGTCGGCGTTGACATTCGGCAACCTGCTTCACGAGATCTTCGGTGTGGACGTGCCGGTCGGGGTGATCGTGAGCCCGGCGTCGGACCTGGCGTCGATCGCGGCGTACGTGGAAACCGAACGGGCGTCGACCGGTAAGCGGCCGACGTACGCGTCGGTGCACGGCAGGGACGCCACTGAGGTGCACGCGCGCGATCTGACGCTCGACAAGTTCATCGACGCCGAGACACTTTCCGCGGCAACGCAACTGCAGCCTCCGGCCACCGAGGTGCGCACCGTGCTGCTGACCGGCGCCACGGGATTCCTCGGCCGCTATCTCGCGCTGGAGTGGCTGGAGCGGATGGCACTGGTCGACGGCAAGGTGATCTGCCTGGTGCGCGCCAAGGACGACGCGGCCGCCCGCACACGCCTCGACGACACCTTCGACAGCGGGGACCCGAAGCTGCTGGCGCACTACCGGCAGCTGGCCGCCGAGCACCTCGAAGTGCTCGCCGGCGACAAGGGAGAGGCCGATCTCGGTCTGCCGCAACAGGTGTGGCAGCGACTCGCCGACACCGTCGACCTCATCGTCGACCCGGCCGCCCTGGTCAACCACGTGCTGCCCTACAGCCAGCTGTTCGGCCCCAACGCCGTGGGCACCGCCGAGCTGATCCGACTCGCGCTCACCACCCGCGTCAAACCGTTCACCTACGTGTCGACCATCGGTGTCGGCGCCGGCATCGAACCGGGCCGCTTCACCGAGGAGGACGACATCCGGGTGATCAGCCCGACGCGCGTGGTCGACGACAGCTACGCCAACGGCTACGGCAACAGCAAGTGGGCGGGTGAGGTGCTGCTGCGCGAGGCGCACGACCTGTGCGGACTCCCCGTGGCGGTGTTCCGCTGCGACATGATCCTCGCCGACACCACCTATGCCGGCCAGCTCAACCTGCCGGACATGTTCACCCGCATGATCCTGAGCCTGGCGGCCACCGGCATCGCGCCGAAGTCGTTCTACGAACTCGACGCCGGCGGCAACCGGCCGCGGGCCCACTACGACGGATTACCCGTGGAGTTCGTCGCCGAGGCGATCTCGGCGCTGGGCGCGCAGGCGGTCAACGAGTCCGGAGCGGGCTTTGCGACCTACCACGTGATGAACCCCTACGACGACGGCATCGGCCTCGACGAATTCGTCGACTGGCTCGTCGCCGCGGGCTACCGCATCGACCGCATCGACGACTACGCGGCCTGGCTGCAACGGTTCGAGACCGCCCTGCGGGCTCTGCCCGAGCGGACCCGGCAGTACTCGCTGCTCCCGCTGCTGCACAACTATCAGCACCCCGCGTATCCGCTCAACGGGGCGATGGCGCCGACCGACGTCTTCCGCGCCGCGGTACAGGAGGCGAAGATCGGCCCGGACAAGGACATCCCACACGTGACGCCGGCGGTGATCGTCAAGTACGCCACCGATCTGCAGCTGCTCGGCCTGCTCTGACGGGGGGCCGGCTCACTCGAACAGCCCGGCCTGACCCAGCCCGGCAACGCCGCTGGGCGGGGTCAGGCCGAGGTGTGTCCAGGCCTGTGCGGTGGCGACCCGGCCGCGCGGTGTGCGGGCGATCATCCCGGCCCGTACCAGGAACGGTTCACACACCTCCTCCACGGTGGTGGCTTCCTCCCCCACCGCGACCGCGAGCGTCGAGACGCCGACCGGTCCGCCGCCGAAGCTGCGGGTCAACGCCGAGAGCACCGCGCGGTCGAGCCGGTCCAGACCCAGTTCGTCCACGTCGTAGACCGCCAATGCCGCTTTGGCGATGTCGCGGGTGATGACGCCGTCGGCGCGCACCTCGGCGTAGTCGCGCACCCGGCGCAGCAGCCGGTTGGCGATCCGCGGCGTGCCGCGCGACCGGCGGGCGATCTCCGCGCCGGCCTCGGTGCCCAGGTGGATCCCGAGGATGCCCGCCGAACGGGCCAGCACCCGTTCGAGTTCGGCCGGTTCGTAGAAGTCCATGTGGGCGGTGAAACCGAACCGGTCGCGCAGCGGACCCGTCAGCGCACCCGAGCGCGTGGTGGCACCCACCAGCGTGAACGGCGCCACCTCCAGCGGAATCGACGTCGCTCCAGGGCCTTTGCCGACGACGACGTCGACCCGGAAGTCCTCCATCGCCAGATACAGCATCTCCTCGGCCGGCCGCGCGATGCGATGGATCTCGTCGATGAACAGCACGTCGCCCTCGACGAGATTCGACAGCATCGCCGCCAGGTCCCCGGCGCGTTCGAGCGCCGGACCCGACGTCACCCGCAGCGAGGACGACAGCTCGGCGGCGATGATCATCGCCAGCGACGTCTTCCCCAGCCCGGGCGGCCCGGACAGCAGGATGTGGTCGGGCGTACCGCCGCGGTTCTTGGCGCCCTCGAGCACGAGTTGCAACTGCTCGCGCACCCGCGGCTGGCCGATGAACTCGCCCAGCGACCGGGGGCGCAGGCTGGCGTCGATGTCCCCCTCGCCGACGGTCAGCGCGGGTGAGACGTCGCGGTCGTCGGGTTCGGCGGCGTCCTCGGCGGACTCGTCGAAACGGCCCATGTCAGGTCTGCTCTTCGCCCAAGCGGCTCATCACCGGCTACTTCTTCCCCAGCATCGACAGCGCCGCCCGCAACGCGCTTGACGTCGTGGCGTCCGGATCCGCGGCCAGCACCTTGTCACACGCCTCCTCAGCCTGTTTCGCCGGAAAGCCCAGTCCGACAAGGGCTTCCACGACGGGACCGCGGACGGCGTGGCCACTGACGGCGGTCGCGCCCGCGCCCGCGGTCACCGGGCCGATCTTGTCACGCAGTTCGAGCACCATGCGCTCGGCGCCGCGCTTGCCGATGCCGGGCACTCTGGTCAGCGCGGTGACGTCACCGTCGGCGAGCGCCTGACGCAGGGTGGGCGCGTCGTAGACCGCGAGCGTCGCCAGCGCGATCTTCGGCCCAACCCCGGACACCCCGAGCAGCGTGCCGAACAGGTCGCGGGCGTCGGCGTCGGCGAATCCGTACAGCGTCATCGAGTCCTCGCGCACGATCATCGCGGTGACGAGCCGGGACTCGTCCCCGCGGCGCAGGGTGGCCAGCGTCGAGGGCGTCGCCATCACCTTGTATCCGACACCGGCCGCTTCGATCACGGCGTGGTCGAGGGCGATGTCGATCACCTCACCGCGCACCGAGGCGATCACCGGGCCGCCTTGAGCTTGGCCTGGTACTTGCGGCGCTGTTCGGCGGCCATCGCCTCCGCGGCGGCCATGCGGGCGATCATCGGCGCGCGCCAGCAGTGGCAGATCGCGAGCGCCAGCGCGTCGGCGGCGTCGGCGGGAGTCGGTTTGGCCTGCAGCGCAAGAATTCTGGTCACCATCTCGGTCACCTGCGCCTTGTCGGCGCGGCCGTTTCCGGTGACGGCGGCCTTCACCTCGCTGGGCGTGTGGAAGTGCACGTCGATGTCGCGTTTGGCCGCCGCGAGCGCGATCACCCCGCCCGCCTGGGCGGTGCCCATCGCCGTGGAGGCGTTCTGGTTGGAGAACACCCGCTCGATGGCGACCACGTCCGGGTGGTGGGTGTCCATCCAGTGTTCGACGGTGTCGCTGATGGTCAGCAGCCGGCGGTGCAGCTGTTCGTCCGACGGGGTGCGCACCACGTCGACGTCGAGCGCGATGACCTGTCGGCCGCGTCCGCTTTCGATGACCGAAAGCCCGCAGCGCGTCAAGCCGGGATCGACTCCCATCACCCGCACGCGGCAACTCCTCCGTGAGAACACTTGTTCGACACAATAGCGGGCGATCAGTGCGCGGATATCCGCGACACACCGCTCAGGCGTACGGGCGGAGATCCTGCGGCGGCGACCCCGGCGCGGGCACCGCACCCGACACCTTGATGCCGTCGGCGATCTCCGCGATGCGCCGTCCGGATGCGCGCCACCCCGCGATCTTCTCGGTCGCCACGTCCTCGCCGTCGCGCGTCACCACCACCTTCCACGGCACCCCGAACACCTTGCCCAGCGCCCAGAACGGCCACACCAGCAGGAACGGCAGCGCGACGACGAACATCACCACACCGAACCAGTTGGTCCCCCAGTTGAGCATGTCCAGGTAGTCCAGCAGCGGCATCCATCGGCGGTGCACCCGCCACCGCACCCCGTCGGTGTCCTTGAACTCCGGCATGTCGACTCAGATCACGAACCGGCCGGACCGGGCGCCCTGTGCGATCTCCATCACCACGTCGGCGATGCGCCCCTGCGAGCGCCGCCATCCGCGGA comes from the Mycolicibacterium litorale genome and includes:
- the car gene encoding carboxylic acid reductase; protein product: MSTQTREARLQQRIAQLYATDPQFAAAAPDPEVSRAVDRDGAHLTDVISALMTGYADRPALGQRAVEFVTDPQTGRTTTRLLPRFDTLTYGELHQRAQALTNAWRGDPVQPGDRVAVLGFTSVDYTTIDLALIGLGAVAVPLQTSAAVDSLRPIVAETEPTLIATSVDYVGDAVELALTGHRPARVVVFDYREQVDDHREALQSATARLAGVAAVETLDDSLRRGAALPAAAPHVFAEADPLRLLIYTSGSTGAPKGAMYPESKVADMWRISARAAWDNNHAALPSISLSFMPMSHVMGRGLLCGSLGAGGTVYFAARSDLSTLLDDLRLVRPTQLGFVPRIWDMLFQEFASEVDRRLAEAGDHAARRDDVEAAVLAEQREQLLGGRFVSAITGSAPISPEMKTWVENLLDMHLIEGYGSTEAGSVFVDGHIQRPPVLDYKLVDVPDLGYFSTDRPYPRGELLVRSTALFPGYYKRPDVTAEVFDEDGFYRTGDIVAEIGPDQVEYLDRRNNVLKLAQGEFVTVSKLEAVFAGSPLVRQIYVYGNSARSYLLAVVVPTEEAIAEHDAASLKTAISASLQNAAKTAGLQSYELPRDFIVETEPFTLENGLLTGIRKLARPKLKERYGERLERLYVELAEGQADELRNLRQTGATRPVAETVARAAAALLGATAADVRPDSHFTDLGGDSLSALTFGNLLHEIFGVDVPVGVIVSPASDLASIAAYVETERASTGKRPTYASVHGRDATEVHARDLTLDKFIDAETLSAATQLQPPATEVRTVLLTGATGFLGRYLALEWLERMALVDGKVICLVRAKDDAAARTRLDDTFDSGDPKLLAHYRQLAAEHLEVLAGDKGEADLGLPQQVWQRLADTVDLIVDPAALVNHVLPYSQLFGPNAVGTAELIRLALTTRVKPFTYVSTIGVGAGIEPGRFTEEDDIRVISPTRVVDDSYANGYGNSKWAGEVLLREAHDLCGLPVAVFRCDMILADTTYAGQLNLPDMFTRMILSLAATGIAPKSFYELDAGGNRPRAHYDGLPVEFVAEAISALGAQAVNESGAGFATYHVMNPYDDGIGLDEFVDWLVAAGYRIDRIDDYAAWLQRFETALRALPERTRQYSLLPLLHNYQHPAYPLNGAMAPTDVFRAAVQEAKIGPDKDIPHVTPAVIVKYATDLQLLGLL
- the ruvB gene encoding Holliday junction branch migration DNA helicase RuvB, whose product is MGRFDESAEDAAEPDDRDVSPALTVGEGDIDASLRPRSLGEFIGQPRVREQLQLVLEGAKNRGGTPDHILLSGPPGLGKTSLAMIIAAELSSSLRVTSGPALERAGDLAAMLSNLVEGDVLFIDEIHRIARPAEEMLYLAMEDFRVDVVVGKGPGATSIPLEVAPFTLVGATTRSGALTGPLRDRFGFTAHMDFYEPAELERVLARSAGILGIHLGTEAGAEIARRSRGTPRIANRLLRRVRDYAEVRADGVITRDIAKAALAVYDVDELGLDRLDRAVLSALTRSFGGGPVGVSTLAVAVGEEATTVEEVCEPFLVRAGMIARTPRGRVATAQAWTHLGLTPPSGVAGLGQAGLFE
- the ruvA gene encoding Holliday junction branch migration protein RuvA, yielding MIASVRGEVIDIALDHAVIEAAGVGYKVMATPSTLATLRRGDESRLVTAMIVREDSMTLYGFADADARDLFGTLLGVSGVGPKIALATLAVYDAPTLRQALADGDVTALTRVPGIGKRGAERMVLELRDKIGPVTAGAGATAVSGHAVRGPVVEALVGLGFPAKQAEEACDKVLAADPDATTSSALRAALSMLGKK
- the ruvC gene encoding crossover junction endodeoxyribonuclease RuvC; amino-acid sequence: MRVMGVDPGLTRCGLSVIESGRGRQVIALDVDVVRTPSDEQLHRRLLTISDTVEHWMDTHHPDVVAIERVFSNQNASTAMGTAQAGGVIALAAAKRDIDVHFHTPSEVKAAVTGNGRADKAQVTEMVTRILALQAKPTPADAADALALAICHCWRAPMIARMAAAEAMAAEQRRKYQAKLKAAR